In Theileria equi strain WA chromosome 4 map unlocalized gcontig_1105316255033, whole genome shotgun sequence, the following are encoded in one genomic region:
- a CDS encoding conserved hypothetical protein (encoded by transcript BEWA_012570A), giving the protein MTKSMTDQSNEEGGVNRFLVLATYLFMIFLTGCVYWGWNGMQKLLYKAGAFEDLCFEATDVSSISVGNVQYLDCGARKSNINNLYTIAYSTHFISSVFVGLVLDKIGPKYCYITGQFINFIVWIFISTFPKQPIVLYTGFFLMGLTAESIYMPLITVSYYFPENRSFIISCLGSTRSVSFVIPTILAAIFKLDYFKPDSLYIIGVSYALVGNLLCLVLGIFIIQAPMHVNNGAIERNTENARSMDADAMCEKRGGMAKMVERARQLYRHPQCMEYILALICICLFLSSVEFVNKSQRELLTTSDGGTVVEIFQYFNILTFLPAPLLGLLMDKFGPAVVLVILHSCCALYYFCVTFDVYTVKLAACFFYLISGSVCVSSMYCYISTRFPAEHFGVLIGVLFVFAGLVTLTNIPLYNLGSQYLKHLAPYNFRPIALILMTYMIVCVCLSSILVYISKKNPVQVYTKKSETSQV; this is encoded by the exons ATGACAAAGTCAATGACGGATCAAAGTAATGAGGAAGGCGGCGTAAACAGATTTTTGGTCCTTGCGACGTACCTCTTTATGATCTTTTTAACGGGATGCGTGTATTGGGGATGGAACGGCATGCAAAAGCTGCTCTACAAGGCAGGAGCATTTGAAGATTTATGCTTTGAAGCAACTGATGTCTCCTCCATTTCAGTGGgaaatgtacaatatcTCGACTGCGGAGCCAGAAAGAGCAATATAAACAATCTATACACAATTGCATATTCGACTCATTTCATATCCTCTGTATTTGTAGGACTCGTTCTAGACAAGATTGGCCCAAAGTACTGCTACATTACCGGCCAATTTATCAATTTTATCGTATGGATATTTATTAGTACTTTCCCAAAACAGCCAATTGTCCTCTACACTGGGTTTTTCCTCATGGGACTCACTGCAGAATCAATTTATATGCCACTCATCACAG TCTCGTACTACTTTCCCGAGAACCGATCATTCATCATCTCATGTCTGGGCTCAACTCGCTCAGTCTCATTTGTCATTCCCACAATTCTCGCAGCGATATTTAAACTCGACTATTTTAAACCGGACTCACTCTACATTATTGGTGTCTCTTATGCGCTAGTTGGGAATTTGCTTTGTCTCGTGCTTGGCATTTTCATTATTCAAGCGCCAATGCATGTAAATAATGGCGCGATTGAGCGCAATACAGAAAATGCACGGAGCATGGATGCTGACGCCATGTGCGAGAAAAGGGGAGGCATGGCAAAAATGGTAGAGAGGGCAAGGCAACTCTACAGGCATCCGCAGTGCATGGAGTACATTCTAGCGCTGATTTGCATTTGCCTCTTTTTATCGTCCGTCGAGTTTGTCAACAAGTCTCAGCGCGAGCTCTTGACAACATCAGATGGTGGAACAGTTGTCGAAATCTTTCAATACTTTAACATCCTTACATTTTTGCCGGCTCCCCTGCTAGGGTTGCTCATGGACAAATTTGGCCCGGCGGTGGTTCTCGTCATTTTGCACTCGTGCTGTGCCTTGTACTATTTCTGTGTAACATTTGATGTCTATACTGTAAAGCTGGCGGCGTGCTTCTTTTATCTCATTTCAGGTTCGGTGTGCGTATCAAGCATGTACTGTTACATCAGCACGCGGTTCCCCGCTGAGCACTTTGGAGTTTTGATTGGCGTGCTCTTTGTATTTGCAGGATTGGTTACTCTGACTAACATTCCCCTTTATAATTTGGGAAGTCAGTATCTGAAGCATTTGGCTCCATACAATTTTCGGCCCATTGCGTTGATTTTGATG ACTTATATGATTGTTTGCGTCTGCCTGAGCTCCATCCTCGTTTACATTTCAAAAAAGAACCCCGTCCAAGTTTACACGAAAAAGTCTGAGACTTCTCAGGTGTAA
- a CDS encoding hypothetical protein (encoded by transcript BEWA_012580A) — protein MSASVDISKKCHGSCNCLWNNIGSIKANTDLVKGVTGYGYVTHSIHSGSRIKGLSYGGRSLEIEDGKRTTFSTKYHNLEKVTTYYYTKNGSNSDHIKIPLILRVYEGNAYHLYLNKGGDHTKWEKDNYSGPYTTPVRNNTTGYFTKKLKNLTCTLHHLHRVDILRGESGDPYYCQICDYAKITVKLESTVNGIYTRFDHTPTDNGEYYVTYGSNLVKYKGSTESKFKLLSVKKEVKFSGKSTWYENVGESGGKHDRWRKLDSTETSGFSSHGGDLKTKLDYLNCTLNNAVRIKLGRDSGCHDFRDTKHNNRISTRHDATISRQPFLSAYEYTNSKSGGGPFSVAEVLLQGTRQTFSDNAKFFENVKKLSSYASFCDTTKPFLICVEYSDNIKKWYQRQHEGQQNTWVESGDLSGKIVRIFGQVKTPLKISPCSSSSPPPAGIQIDIEKQPNDGTLDGTYVSSGSGTLSILMTKDYISPQKDFFKISHRPATDNETFVLNKQLQRGDSIGLGDRRNVKDVQVYFWQGEPDKPILLGINQGGNLKYYSKDFGTDRLTYMLDDQNCQRNNAIPFEIKNPTDPSNLSKLYKDDKAPTSIKDHKKITESIPPIISMGEYTAKEYTIKGDARISRVTFDGTYTNIGATKDTVTKVVVYYWKDERTVPLLVGFVKSDKSGSIFFENLGENPPYTRWKHIDGNESKDYYDKEVGRVPQPPLTDKLDQVSCRVHHTLKIDISKTDNEKNGYCHDRCSPKKRIKVINTNVSISGYTGYDHTSAIKAQKTFIVTAITKNDQKQDVSNDIVFPLREVSKITVYFQNCNGLPVAIKIEYELGKSVTWLKNEGKQRWVSFNPSDNELQNCQETQGSPSIKDQSTTSGDDSNESDEDQTSDTETRNYDELLVSFVSGLREVLRRAGEATATLIATSLPKPPQTPDTAISEPIEQKTDLKSNTTPRPAAPGSAEPIVGPGAAITTAGVLTGLGISSGTLAGAGSLTGLGWWAFKRSKGDPWVRQI, from the exons ATGTCTGCAAGCGTGGATATATCCAAGAAATGCCATGGATCATGTAACTGCCTATGGAATAATATAGGCTCTATAAAGGCTAATACAGATCTAGTAAAAGGTGTTACAGGCTATGGATATGTTACTCACAGTATACACTCTGGATCAAGAATAAAAGGGCTTTCCTACGGTGGAAGGTCCCTTGAGATAGAAGATGGTAAAAGAACtacattttccacaaaGTATCATAATCTAGAGAAAGTAACTACATATTACTATACAAAGAATGGTAGTAATAGTGATCACATAAAGATACCTCTTATCCTGAGGGTTTATGAAGGAAATGCATATCACTTGTACCTTAACAAAGGTGGAGATCATACAAAATGGGAAAAGGATAACTATAGTGGACCATACACTACCCCTGTACGTAATAATACCACAGGATACTTTACTAAGAAGTTAAAAAATCTTACTTGTACtcttcaccatcttcatAGAGTTGACATACTTAGAGGTGAATCAGGAGATCCTTATTACTGTCAAATATGTGATTACGCAAAGATTACTGTTAAACTAGAATCCACTGTTAATGGAATATACACTAGGTTTGATCACACTCCAACAGATAATGGAGAATACTATGTTACATACGGAAGCAATCTggtaaaatataaagggTCGACTGAAAGCAAATTCAAATTACTATCTGTTAAAAAAG AAGTTAAATTTAGCGGGAAATCTACTTGGTACGAGAATGTAGGCGAATCTGGTGGAAAGCATGATAGGTGGAGAAAGCTGGATTCAACAGAGACTTCTGGATTTTCTTCTCATGGAGGAGATCTTAAGACCAAACTTGACTACCTTAATTGCACACTCAATAATGCTGTTAGGATTAAGTTGGGACGAGACTCTGGTTGTCATGATTTTAGGGATACCAAACACAATAATAGGATAAGTACTCGTCATGATGCTACTATAAGCAGACAACCTTTTCTTTCAGCCTATGAGTACACCAATAGCAAATCTGGTGGAGGACCGTTTTCTGTGGCAGAGGTCCTACTTCAGGGCACAAGACAGACATTTTCGGATAACGCtaaattttttgaaaatgttaaGAAACTCTCTTCATATGCTTCGTTTTGTGACACTACAAAACCATTTCTGATTTGTGTGGAATACAGTGATAATATAAAGAAGTGGTACCAGAGGCAGCATGAAGGGCAACAAAATACCTGGGTGGAAAGTGGCGATTTATCTGGTAAGATTGTACGGATTTTTGGACAAGTTAAAACTCCTCTTAAAATATCACCGTGTTCCTCTTCGAGTCCTCCACCAGCTGGTATCCAGATAGATATAGAAAAACAACCTAATGATGGTACACTTGATGGCACCTACgtttcttctggttctggGACTCTTTCCATCCTTATGACCAAGGATTATATTAGCCCTCAAAAAGACTTCTTTAAGATTTCTCATAGACCAGCCACTGATAATGAGacttttgttttaaataAGCAATTACAACGTGGAGATAGCATAGGATTAGGTGATAGGAGGAACGTTAAGGATGTACAAGTATATTTCTGGCAGGGTGAGCCAGATAAACCAATCCTACTTGGGATTAATCAGGGTGGAAATCTTAAGTACTATAGCAAAG ATTTTGGGACTGACCGGTTAACTTATATGCTTGATGACCAAAATTGCCAAAGAAATAATGCGATCCCATTCGAAATCAAGAATCCTACTGATCCTTCTAACCTATCTAAGCTTTATAAAGACGATAAAGCACCAACATCTATAAAGGATCATAAAAAGATTACCGAATCGATACCACCCATTATTTCTATGGGTGAATACACTGCGAAAGAATACACAATTAAAGGTGATGCAAgaatatccagagtaacaTTTGATGGTACATATACTAATATAGGTGCCACTAAAGATACCGTAACTAAGGTTGTAGTATATTATTGGAAAGATGAGAGAACTGTTCCTCTCCTTGTAGGATTTGTTAAGAGTGACAAGAGCGGGTCTATATTTTTCGAGAATCTTGGAGAAAATCCACCATATACAAGATGGAAACAtattgatggaaatgaatCAAAAGATTACTATGACAAAGAAGTGGGCAGGGTTCCACAGCCACCACTTACAGATAAACTCGATCAAGTTAGTTGTAGAGTTCATCATACTCTTAAGATCGATATATCCAAGACAGATAATGaaaaaaatggatattGTCACGATAGGTGCTCTCCGaaaaagaggataaaggTTATTAACACTAATGTTAGCATCTCAGGGTATACCGGCTATGATCATACCTCTGCAATAAAAGCTCAGAAGACCTTTATAGTAACTGCTATAACAAAAAATGATCAGAAACAAGATGTTAGTAATGACATAGTATTCCCTCTAAGAGAAGTTTCGAAGATCACAGTCTATTTCCAAAACTGTAACGGCCTTCCAGTTGCTATAAAAATTGAATATGAACTGGGTAAAAGTGTCACATGGCTTAAGAATGAAGGTAAACAAAGATGGGTGTCGTTTAACCCAAGTGATAATGAACTACAGAACTGCCAGGAAACTCAGGGATCACCGAGCATTAAAGATCAATCAACAAcctctggagatgattCTAATgaatctgatgaagatCAGACTAGCGACACAGAAACTAGAAACTATGATGAATTACTTGTATCATTTGTTTCTGGTCTTAGAGAAGTACTTAGGAGAGCAGGTGAGGCAACTGCTACTCTGATAGCAACCTCTCTTCCTAAACCTCCTCAAACTCCTGACACTGCTATCTCTGAACCTATTGAACAAAAGACCGATCTTAAATCTAATACCACTCCTAGACCTGCTGCTCCTGGATCAGCTGAACCTATTGTTGGACCTGGAGCCGCTATTACTACTGCTGGTGTTCTCACCGGATTAGGCATATCCTCAggtactcttgccggagctggttctcttactggacttggttggtgggcatttaaacgttctaaaggagatccttgggttagacagatttaa
- a CDS encoding signal peptide containing protein (encoded by transcript BEWA_012590A) — translation MRILAVLWTVCLVRLCSAGCCGGGTRDDDDESYGGSTENLRSQPRHVAPITLNLFNPDESKLEINTRNDEGVLLKTLTPKDGCVISSVMDGDKELWKSTAFKVSETYASRVNAHGYYCLSCTIYKHGNKEVLEMVVVENSSRGKKFFERNANSEWISIEKDDFFKKLNEMRKSE, via the coding sequence atgaggattctggcagtactatggacagtATGTCTGGTAAGACTATGCAGTGCAGGTTGTTGTGGAGGAGGTACTAGAGATGACGATGATGAATCTTATGGTGGATCTACGGAAAATCTTAGGAGCCAACCTCGGCATGTTGCTCCCATTACTCTCAACCTTTTTAATCCAGATGAATCCAAGTTAGAGATTAACACAAGGAATGATGAGGGAGTGCTTCTCAAGACTCTTACTCCAAAAGATGGTTGTgttatatcctctgttatggatggagataagGAGTTATGGAAATCCACAGCTTTCAAAGTTTCTGAAACTTATGCATCAAGGGTTAATGCACATGGCTACTATTGCCTTTCTTGTACTATTTATAAACATGGTAATAAGGAAgtactggagatggtggTTGTGGAGAATAGTTCAAGGGGAAAGAAGTTCTTTGAAAGGAATGCTAATAGTGAATGGATATCCATTGAGAAGGATGACTTTTTCAAGAAGCTAAATGAAATGAGAAAGTCTGAATGA